In Tumebacillus amylolyticus, the sequence TGCCGCCTGCGTCAGAACCTGCATTCGGCTCGGTCAGACCGAACGCGCCGAGGATCTTGCCTTCCGCGAGCGGGGTCAGCCATTTTGCCTTCTGTTCTGCGGTACCAAAGTAGTAGAACGGAGAAACGCCGAGCGAAACTGCCGCTGCGTAGGAGAGACCGTGCGAGCCGGACGCTTTCCCGACTTCTTCAACAGCCAATGCGTATGAAATGGTGTCGCCGCCTGCACCGCCGTACTCTTCCGGAATCGGCAGGCCGAGGAAGCCCAACTCGCCCATTTTCTTGAAAGTGTTCAACGGGAACTCCCCGGTTTTGTCCACGTGTTCCGCTTCCGGCAGAATTTCAGCTTCTGCGAAGTCGCGAACCATGTTGCGGATCATCTGTTGGTCTTGGGTCAAATCAAAATTCATTTGTAATCCTCCCCTTGCTGTGTATGCGCTCATCGTGGACCGACCAGTTGGTAGGCCTTGTTCAAAGAAAAGTCCCGTTCTTGAAAGCGTATACAAATGGGAACGGGACTGAATGAGTACACATTCATTATTCGTACTTTCATTATATACAGAGAATTGAGTCCATGCAAGCGATCATTCAGAGGAAAGCGCAGGAGACGCCGGCAGCGACGATTGCACGTCGAGCTTGGACACCCACTTGCGCAGGTCGATGCGGAACACGATCAACATCGTGATCAACGCCGCGAGTTTGAGGAACACGATGCCCTGCACGAACAGGTCCATCGGCATCGTGAACAGCAACATCCGCATCTCCGGTCCGAAGATCGCCACGATGCCAAACAGCAGGAACATCGGAGACAAGTACACACGGCTGCGACCCAACAGGACGCTTAGGAAAACCAAGAACGCAAACGGGAGAATCCAATATAAGTGCAAGAGGCTGTACGTCGCCGCGCCCGGATTGCCAAAGAGCTCCAACAGGTTAAAATAGATCAACAGCATACCGGCCAGACCTGCTCCCCCGATCAAACGGGTGCGTCCGATTCCACCGATCAAGATCCAGATGAAAAACACGAAGGCCATCACCCCAAGCAAAGCCCCCTTGTCATCCACCGCTCCGTTCGCCCAGAGGGAATAATACCCATCGAGCACCACCAGCAACGCAGCTGCTCCCAGCCACCCGATGCGGGCAAGCGGATTGGAGCGTCCTTGACGGTTTGCCAAAAAATAGGGAACCATCGACGCGATTGTCAGGATGCCGATTTGCATTGGCATTGGAAACCATGTAAAATTAAAAACAACAACCAAGCACACCAGCAACACCGCGAGTCCGATCAGAACGCGGTTCAACGAATCGCTCAATCTGCCGCTGACGAATCCTTGCTTGGATTCCGTCTGCTCATCGGAAAACGACTCGCCCTCACCGTAGAGGTTCATTAAAAAGTCGCAATATTCTGCCGGAAGCAATTTACTAGTGCGCCAGTGCTTGATCTCTTGCAGAATGACGTGTTTCTGTTGTTGATTCACCGGGGGTCACCCTCCACTTTTCACTTTCGCCCTCGATTGATAAACAAAAGGCACCCACTGCGAAAGTGAGTGCCGGGTAAGTTCCTTATTCAAGGAAATCTTTGAGGCGTTTACTGCGGCTCGGATGACGCAGTTTGCGAAGCGCTTTGGCTTCGATCTGGCGAATCCGTTCACGGGTAACCCCGAAGACCTTGCCGACTTCCTCAAGCGTACGGGTACGACCGTCATCAAGGCCGAAACGCAGACGCAATACGTTCTCTTCGCGCTCGGTCAGCGTGTCAAGCACGTCCTCGAGCTGTTCCTTGAGCAGTTCATACGCCGCTGCATCTGCCGGAGCCAATGCATCTTGGTCCTCGATGAAGTCTCCAAGGTGCGAGTCGTCCTCTTCGCCGATCGGCGTTTCCAGAGAGACCGGCTCTTGGGCGATCTTCAGAATCTCGCGAACTTTGTCCGGGCTCATGTCCATCTCGGCTGCAATTTCCTCAGCCGAAGGTTCACGGCCCAGTTCTTGCAGGAGTTGACGCGAGATGCGGATCAGTTTGTTGATCGTCTCGACCATGTGTACCGGAATCCGAATGGTACGGGCTTGGTCGGCAATCGCACGAGTGATCGCTTGGCGAATCCACCACGTTGCATAAGTGGAGAACTTGTAACCTTTGTTGTAGTCGAACTTCTCAACCGCTTTGATCAAGCCCATGTTGCCCTCTTGGATCAAGTCCAGGAACAACATCCCACGGCCGACATAGCGCTTGGCAATCGAAACAACGAGTCGAAGGTTCGCTTCTGCCAGACGACGTTTTGCTTCTTCGTCGCCCTCTTCGATGCGTTGTGCAAGTTTGATTTCTTCCTCAGCGGAAAGCAACGGCACACGGCCGATTTCCTTGAGATACATCCGTACAGGGTCGTTGATCTTGATACCCGGCGGTACGCTCAAGTCGTTGAGGTCAAACTCTTCCTCCTCAAGTCCACCCTTCGGACCGTCCTCGTCTTCCTCATCATCATCGTCGTCATCATCATCGAAGCCCGGATCTTCATCCGATTCATTGATAACTTCAATGCCTTGTTCGGAAACGTGGTCGAAGAATTCGTCGATCTGATCGGAGTCCTGATCGAACGGCGAAAGTTTGTCCATGATCTCGCTGTATGTGATCACGCCGCGTTTTTTGCCAATGTCCACGAGGGATTGCTTGACTTCCTCAAGCGTGAGAGCTTGTGCTTCTCCGTCTTTCACGTTTTTCACCATCCCGACCCCTCCTTCCCCTAAGGAGTAATTAGCTATTGTTACGATTCTTCAGGGCTGAGATAGAGGACTTTATGCGTTCCATTTCGGCACGCGCCGTCAACATTCCTTCCCAATCCCCTCGATTTCCGCACTCGACAGAGGCGAGATCGAAACGCTTCAACTCTCGTTCCAGGTGGAACACCCGGATGCGTTGGATATATTCATCAACGAATTCAGGACGTCTGTCCAGCTCGTCGACCTTGAACAACAGTTGAGTGGTCAACTTGATCAAATCGCGGTCTTCAAGCCCCGTGAGGAACTTTTGCGGATCGGCCTGTTCATGCTCTGCGTAGTACGCATAGAGATGGGCCGCCAGCGCAAGATGTTCGTCCACAGAAAATTCGTCAGCCAGCTCGTCTTGAACTTGTCTTGCTACCCCTTCATCGATTAACATATGAGTAAGGAGTATGCGTTCTGCTACGATGTGTGCAGGCAGAGGTGCAGACGATTTGCCAAACCTGGCAACGCTCACTCCATCCGCATTATTTCTATTAGTATTCCACTTCCTGTCGGGTTTATCCCCTGCAGGGGCGCTTTTCTTCGCCAGCCTGACCTCTTCATTCAGCGCATCAACAGACACACCGAACTCTTCGGAGAGCTCCCTGAGTTGCTTTTCCAACTCCATCGGCGAGGTCACTTCCGTCAAGACCGTTTGGATCACGGCTTTGAGGTAGTCTTCCCGACCCACATCTGTGGAGAGGTTGAAATCTTTGCGCATGGCGAGCACGCGGAAAGTTGTCATCGAGGAGGCATTGTCTTGAATCGCGCGTACATAGGCATCCTTGCCGTACTTTTTCAAGAAATCGTCCGGGTCCAGCCCTTCCGGCAGTGTGGCGACCCGCGTCTTGACTTCGGCGTCCTTGACGACCTCGGCGGATCGCAGAGCTGCTTTCTGTCCGGCCGCATCGCCGTCGAACATCATGACGATCTCCTGCACGTTGCGTTGGAGAAGCCGCACATGATCGCTCGTCAACGCCGTCCCGAGTACGGCTACCACGTTCTGAACTCCGGCTTGGTACGAAGCAATGACGTCCATGTAGCCTTCGAGGACGAGCACTCGACCTTCGGAGCGCATGTTGGAGCGCGCCCGGTGCAAGTTGTAGAGATGCCGACCCTTGTGGAACAGCGGCGTCTCCGGCGAGTTCAGATACTTGGGTCCGGAGTCCTTCTCCTTCGTCAAGATCCGACCGCCAAATCCAATCACGTTGCCTTGGGCATCATGGATCGGATACATCACACGGTGACGAAACTTATCAAAGTACCTACCCTTTACATTCTGCGCTTCTGACAATAACCCTGCTTCGAAAAGCAACTCTTCCGCAAATCCCCGCTTGAGCAGAAATTTGCGCAACACATCCCAAGCATCTGGCGCATACCCGAGTTGGAACGCATCGATGGTGGTGCGGGAGATTCCGCGCTCCTCCAGATAGCGAAGCCCAAGTTTGCCGTGCTCGGTGTTCATCAGGATGTGGTTGTAATACTTCGCTGCAAGTTCGTGGGCGCGGAGCATTTCCTTGCGCCGTTTGTACTCTGGAGACTCAACGTCCTCCATCTCTTCGGCCGGCAATGCGATGTTCGCCCGTTGGGCCAACCGCTCCACCGATTCTTGGAACGTGATCCCTTCCTTCTCAATCAAAAAAGTGAACAGGTTCCCGCTCGCGGAGCATCCGAAGCAATGGTACAGTTGTTTGTCTTGAGATACATGAAACGACGGAGACTTCTCGTTGTGAAACGGACAGAGCCCGGTGTACGAATTGCGACCGGCCTTCTTGAGTCCCACATACTCCCCAATGACGTCCACGATGTCGAAATGCTGGCGTACTCGTTCCACGATCTCTTCCGGAATCCGCCTTCTCAACTTGGTCATCACCCTTCATGCATGTCGGTCTTCCCGAGTACGTTAGATATTCGCCAAGGTTCTACAATATCCTTCTGCACCTTCGACACAATTTTGACAGGGTGTACAACCATTGAGATCAGAAACATGCATCGTACAGTATTCTACGACTCCTATCGAATTCCTTCTACCAATTCTTCATTCGGACATAATTCGACAAAAATCTTGTTTCGACCCTCACAAATACGTCCCTAGTATAGACTCTCGGGTCGGGAAATATTCCCGTCTACTACCGCATTTGAAATGGTTTGTCAAGATTGATTTGAGATCTTCCCTAATATGTACGCGACCATTTTGAAAAAATCCTTCTTTGCTCAAAACGTTCACAAATTATGAAAACCCCCGCTTGCAGAGCGGGGGTTTTTTTGATTCGTTGTTCTACTAGTTAGAGTGGCGAAGAGTAGCCTGTGCCGCAGCCAGTCGAGCGATCGGCACACGGAACGGCGAGCAGGACACATAGTCAAGGCCCGTGCGGAAGCAGAAGTCGATGGAGTGCTTCTCTCCCCCGTGCTCCCCGCAGATGCCCAGTTTCAGGCCCGGCTTCACGGCGCGGCCCTTCTCCGTCGCCAACTCCACCAACTTGCCAACGCCGTTCTGGTCGAGCACTTGGAACGGGTTGTCGGGCAGGAGTTTGCTTTGCAAGTAGTGATGCAGGAACTTGCCTTCCGCATCGTCTCGCGAGTAGCCAAAGGTCGTCTGCGTCAGGTCGTTCGTGCCAAACGAGAAGAAATCGGCTTCCTCGGCAATCTCATCGGCGGTCAGAGCGGCACGCGGCACTTCGATCATCGTACCGACGAGGAACTCGAACTTGTGCCCGGTCTCTTCCATGACCCGCTCGGCAGTTTGCAACACCAGTTGCCGCATCTCTTTCAGCTCGTTGACATGCCCCACGAGCGGAATCATCACTTCCGGAATCGCGTTGACGCCCTCTGCTTGCAACTTCGCTGTGGCGAGAAAAATCGCTCGCACCTGCATCGCGTAGATTTCCGGATAGGTGATCCCGAGACGGCAACCGCGATGGCCGAGCATCGGGTTGAATTCGTGCAGGGCGCGGACTTTGCGGATCAGGTTTTCTTTTTCCCGCGTGACACGGCGTTCGACGCCCTCTTGCAGACGCAGCTTGGTCAGTTCGACGACGAGGTCTTCGAGATTCGGCAAAAATTCATGCAGCGGCGGGTCGAGCAGGCGAATCGTCACCGGCAGACCTTCCATGCTGCGGAGAATGCCTTCAAAATCGCTCTGTTGCATCGGCAAGAGCTTGTCGAGCGCGTCCATGCGTTCCTCAAACGTCTCGGCGAGGATCATTTCTTGCACGATCGGCACGCGGTCTGCCGCCATGAACATGTGCTCCGTCCGGCAGAGACCGACGCCCTCCGCACCGAATTCGCGGGCTTTGGCGGTGTCTTCCGGGTTGTCGGCGTTGGCGCGAACGGCAATTTGGCGCACTTCGTCCGCCCATTGCAACAACAGTTTGAATTCTTGGGACAGTTCCGGGTCGATCAACGGCACGTCACCGAGGATGACGCGACCGGTGCCGCCGTCGATGGAAAGCAAGTCGCCTTCGCGCAGAGTTACTTCACGGACGGTGACCGTTTTCGCTTCGAGGTCGATGCGCAGGTCTTCACAGCCGCAGATGCACGATTTGCCCATCCCGCGCGCCACGACGGCCGCATGCGACGTCATGCCGCCGCGAGAGGTCAAAATGCCTTGCGCCGCCACGATCCCGTGGATGTCATCCGGTGTGGTCTCCGGCCGCACGAGGATGACTTTTTTTCCATCGCTTGCCCATTTGTCGGCGAGGTCGGCGTCGAACACGATCAGGCCCGAGGCAGCGCCCGGAGACGCCGGCAAGCCCGTGGCGATAACGTTGAGCTTGGCGTTGTCGTCGATGCGGCGATGCAGGAGTTGATCGAGCGATTCCGGGTCCACTCGTTGCAGAGATTCTTCCTTAGAGAGAATGCCTTCGTTGCACAGATCGACGGCGACTTTGACAGCCGCATGCGCCGTGCGCTTGCCGTTGCGTGTCTGCAAGATGTAGAGCTTGCCGCGCTCGACGGTGAATTCGATGTCCTGCATGTCTTGGTAGTGCTGTTCCAACCGTTCGCAGATGAGGCTGAATTCCTGATAGACGTTCGGCAGGACTTCTTCCAACGCCGAGATTGGCTGCGGGGTGCGGATGCCTGCGACGACGTCCTCCCCCTGAGCGTTGATTAAAAATTCTCCGTACAGTTCGCGTTGGCCGGTCGACGGGTTGCGGGTGAAGGCAACGCCGGTGCCGGAGTCTTCGCCCAAGTT encodes:
- the ppdK gene encoding pyruvate, phosphate dikinase; protein product: MSKFVYLFNEGNAGMKELLGGKGANLAEMTRAGLPVPEGFTISTEACNQYYVDGGALSDDMRAEISAALSDLERRTGKVFGDTANPLLVSVRSGSVFSMPGMMDTVLNLGLNDQTVEGLATLTGNARFAYDCYRRFLQMFGDVVLGIDHYFFEQILEDVKHARGVEHDPDLTADDWKTIITSYKALVQKETRAPFPQDPQEQLSLAIQAVFKSWNNQRAIVYRRINKIPDHLGTAVNVQSMVFGNLGEDSGTGVAFTRNPSTGQRELYGEFLINAQGEDVVAGIRTPQPISALEEVLPNVYQEFSLICERLEQHYQDMQDIEFTVERGKLYILQTRNGKRTAHAAVKVAVDLCNEGILSKEESLQRVDPESLDQLLHRRIDDNAKLNVIATGLPASPGAASGLIVFDADLADKWASDGKKVILVRPETTPDDIHGIVAAQGILTSRGGMTSHAAVVARGMGKSCICGCEDLRIDLEAKTVTVREVTLREGDLLSIDGGTGRVILGDVPLIDPELSQEFKLLLQWADEVRQIAVRANADNPEDTAKAREFGAEGVGLCRTEHMFMAADRVPIVQEMILAETFEERMDALDKLLPMQQSDFEGILRSMEGLPVTIRLLDPPLHEFLPNLEDLVVELTKLRLQEGVERRVTREKENLIRKVRALHEFNPMLGHRGCRLGITYPEIYAMQVRAIFLATAKLQAEGVNAIPEVMIPLVGHVNELKEMRQLVLQTAERVMEETGHKFEFLVGTMIEVPRAALTADEIAEEADFFSFGTNDLTQTTFGYSRDDAEGKFLHHYLQSKLLPDNPFQVLDQNGVGKLVELATEKGRAVKPGLKLGICGEHGGEKHSIDFCFRTGLDYVSCSPFRVPIARLAAAQATLRHSN
- the dnaG gene encoding DNA primase, whose protein sequence is MTKLRRRIPEEIVERVRQHFDIVDVIGEYVGLKKAGRNSYTGLCPFHNEKSPSFHVSQDKQLYHCFGCSASGNLFTFLIEKEGITFQESVERLAQRANIALPAEEMEDVESPEYKRRKEMLRAHELAAKYYNHILMNTEHGKLGLRYLEERGISRTTIDAFQLGYAPDAWDVLRKFLLKRGFAEELLFEAGLLSEAQNVKGRYFDKFRHRVMYPIHDAQGNVIGFGGRILTKEKDSGPKYLNSPETPLFHKGRHLYNLHRARSNMRSEGRVLVLEGYMDVIASYQAGVQNVVAVLGTALTSDHVRLLQRNVQEIVMMFDGDAAGQKAALRSAEVVKDAEVKTRVATLPEGLDPDDFLKKYGKDAYVRAIQDNASSMTTFRVLAMRKDFNLSTDVGREDYLKAVIQTVLTEVTSPMELEKQLRELSEEFGVSVDALNEEVRLAKKSAPAGDKPDRKWNTNRNNADGVSVARFGKSSAPLPAHIVAERILLTHMLIDEGVARQVQDELADEFSVDEHLALAAHLYAYYAEHEQADPQKFLTGLEDRDLIKLTTQLLFKVDELDRRPEFVDEYIQRIRVFHLERELKRFDLASVECGNRGDWEGMLTARAEMERIKSSISALKNRNNS
- the rpoD gene encoding RNA polymerase sigma factor RpoD, with product MVKNVKDGEAQALTLEEVKQSLVDIGKKRGVITYSEIMDKLSPFDQDSDQIDEFFDHVSEQGIEVINESDEDPGFDDDDDDDDEEDEDGPKGGLEEEEFDLNDLSVPPGIKINDPVRMYLKEIGRVPLLSAEEEIKLAQRIEEGDEEAKRRLAEANLRLVVSIAKRYVGRGMLFLDLIQEGNMGLIKAVEKFDYNKGYKFSTYATWWIRQAITRAIADQARTIRIPVHMVETINKLIRISRQLLQELGREPSAEEIAAEMDMSPDKVREILKIAQEPVSLETPIGEEDDSHLGDFIEDQDALAPADAAAYELLKEQLEDVLDTLTEREENVLRLRFGLDDGRTRTLEEVGKVFGVTRERIRQIEAKALRKLRHPSRSKRLKDFLE